One window from the genome of Cyclobacterium amurskyense encodes:
- a CDS encoding PorP/SprF family type IX secretion system membrane protein produces MREIKIILLYIICLFSGQTGLMAQDFQFTQFYAAPLNLSPAFTGAMEVTRVGINYRKQWPGLGYDFNAYGLYFDTYIDETNVGFGFSASQFSESLLNIRSTDLAGYLSYKLMLNNQSFLRFGGQLGLVNRSLTLQEMVFGDQIDLLNRTINPGSMDLLPGEDSKYYPDIAFGALLQAPDFWFGVSSSHLSRPNIGFLEDGIGNNLPIKWGVHGGYVKNLDRRMFKSGNIRKVFSVSFNYKRQGTFQQIEVIPQVQVENFIGGLGFRNVTRFNDLPDQNSINAVLGFSLLSGITMAYSYDYMLNRFSNPAHVSHEISIYFTDLRKKRFMQTILPCPPSNANWRY; encoded by the coding sequence ATGAGAGAAATAAAAATCATACTGCTATACATTATTTGTTTGTTCTCTGGACAAACGGGTCTGATGGCACAGGACTTCCAATTTACACAGTTCTATGCTGCTCCCCTTAATCTCAGCCCTGCCTTTACCGGAGCTATGGAGGTAACTAGGGTAGGTATCAACTATAGAAAACAATGGCCAGGGCTAGGTTATGATTTCAATGCTTATGGTCTGTATTTTGATACCTATATTGATGAGACCAATGTAGGCTTTGGCTTCTCTGCTTCTCAGTTTTCAGAATCCTTACTTAATATAAGATCGACGGATTTGGCGGGATACCTCTCCTACAAACTTATGCTAAACAATCAAAGCTTTCTACGCTTCGGCGGACAGCTTGGACTTGTTAATAGAAGTTTAACCTTACAGGAAATGGTTTTTGGGGATCAGATAGACCTGTTGAACCGTACCATCAATCCTGGCAGCATGGATTTACTACCTGGAGAAGACAGCAAATATTATCCAGACATTGCCTTTGGGGCTTTGCTTCAGGCACCGGATTTTTGGTTTGGAGTAAGTAGCAGCCACCTCTCTCGTCCCAATATTGGATTTCTAGAGGATGGTATAGGAAACAACCTTCCTATAAAATGGGGAGTACATGGGGGCTATGTCAAAAACCTTGACCGGAGAATGTTTAAATCCGGTAACATTCGTAAGGTGTTTTCTGTGTCCTTCAATTACAAAAGGCAAGGAACCTTTCAACAAATTGAAGTGATCCCTCAAGTACAGGTGGAAAATTTTATTGGTGGCCTAGGCTTCAGAAACGTTACCCGTTTCAATGATTTGCCTGATCAAAACTCCATCAATGCTGTTTTGGGATTTAGCCTATTGAGTGGCATTACCATGGCCTACAGTTATGATTATATGTTGAATAGGTTTAGCAACCCTGCACATGTGTCTCATGAAATATCCATCTATTTCACCGACCTTAGAAAGAAACGATTTATGCAAACCATTCTCCCTTGTCCTCCAAGTAATGCAAATTGGAGGTATTGA